From the Hevea brasiliensis isolate MT/VB/25A 57/8 chromosome 13, ASM3005281v1, whole genome shotgun sequence genome, the window CTTTACCAGTACCAAGGCTTTTGGTACTTCCAGGACTACCTAGTTGGCTTGTTGGCTGCTCAAGAAAACTTCAAGCCTCAACCTTCTGATATTGTTCTTTGTACTTATCCCAAAACGGGCACGACTTGGCTTAAGGCTTTAGCTTATGCCATTGTTACCCGCTCCAAATTCAACGATTCCGAAAATCCATTGCTCACTAAAGCACCACATGATTGTGTTCCCTTTTTAGAGATTGATGCTGCTAGAAACGCAAGCAATCGTGACCCAGAAATCCCACTCGTAGCTACTCACATTCCTTATAATTCTTTGCCAACCTCCATATTAGAATCGGGTTGTAAACTTGTTTACTTGTGCAGAGACCCTAAGGACGTGCTAATATCTATGTGGCACTTTCTGAGAGGAAAGTTACCTGAAGGAATTGATAAGGATTCATATATCAATTTGAATAATTCGTTTGAAATATTTTgtgaaggaatttctagcaatggaCCCTATTGGGACCATGTTTTGGGGTATTGGAAAGCAAGAGTAGAAAGTCCTGAGGAGGTGTTGTTTTTGGTGTATGAAGACCTGAAGAAGGACACTGTTTCTAATGTTAAAAAGCTTGCTGAGTTCATGGGCTATCCCTTTACAGCAGAGGAAGAGAAACGAGGGGTGGTGCAACAAATCATAGATTTGTGCAGTTTCGATAGTTTGAGGAACATGAAGGCGAGCAAAAGTGGTGTGTATAGTCCGGATTCCCCATATACCATTCAAAACACTGAATTTTTCAGAAAAGGTACCATTGGAGATTGGAAGAATTATTTCAGTGAAGAAATGGGTGCTCGTTTGGATCAGATAATAGAAGAAAAACTGAACGGTTCCggcttctctttcttttctcattaattaattaattacaaaaatttaaaattttcttgtCGATATAAGCAAAATTTGGGAATAAGCTTCCAAGAAGAATGTCTcggtcttctttcttttcttttcttttcttgtttgaTATTTGTTATTGTGAAATACCTACGCAAAGTAGATTATAGTGTTTTTTGGATTTTGTTAAAGAGTGTGTGTCTTTCCGTCTTGTATGTTTttaaccaattaaaaaaaaaaaattatcatagattttatttttttgtaaatatTCAGTATTAGAtaattcttaaaaaataatttttttagtacAAAAATCGAGcatgagaatatatatatatatataatttaaatttaattttaatataaattattaataaattatacattttcaaatattatcattttataaaatattttaaaatctcACTCAAATAAAATGCGAATAacattatcaaaattaaattcataaatgcgaaaaacatttaattaaattgaaatctcAAAATTGCTGCAATTTTAAGTACGGGTGAACCATGTGTTTTGAGAGACAAATTTTGCATTTTCTTGCCAATGGTATTTGCAGAATCATCATCTGTATAATGCTGGCATTATTATAAGTCTATTTAGCTTTTCTTGGGGCTGTGCCCCTTTTATCTTACCCAGAAACCTCCTTTGCATTGTTTGATACCAATTCGTATTAAGATTGATAATTAGACTGTTGTCATTGCAGACAAAGAGAATATTTAAGTATTAATGAGGTCTTGTTCTTAGGCACTTGCATGGTCTATTATCTAGAGATTGACCCGTTCAAATTCAATATGTGTATCACGAGTCAAACTTCAATTTTGTCCAGATTGATTATCATCATGCCCATCAAATTAATATATTGTTGGATGCAACCTAATTACATGATCATCTGAATGGTATCGTTTCTCTTTTCCAAAGCTACATTTTTGAAGTCAAGCTGATTTTTTTTTCCTCCCACTTCTTATTTTTTAAGTGGTTGATGACTTTATCGGTTCCCTTAAAAATTTCTTATAAAAAATGACTTAATCCGTTAAATGGCTTTCTCATATTGACTTAATCCGTTAAATTTCTTTGTTTTTTCtttataccttttttttttttaaactctaatagttattttttaatataattttatttatttaatataaatataataaaattttttttcctcaCTTCTCTTTTCATCAGAGCATGAAAATTAAACAAATCACTATTTTCATTTACTTTGTTATATAAAAGATTTATAAAGAAAacaataattttctttattttaaaaattatattttccttataattctattaacttTTCTTTTCTCACATTTTCTTTCTTAATAATCATAAACTACTTCATTAAATATTACGCAAAATCCAACTTAATTTGACCATATTTggaaattaaataatttcttattttagttgTAACCAATAAGATTtattattgttttcttttaaaaaaaataatatttataatttttttgataaGCGTGTaatcaagaactcattatattaaaatatattcttttaatattagaaaaaaaattaattaacatttttatatcaaatatttttgcattttttgaagataaaaattaatttaacattCCCTATTTTATGTATTTGGTGTTCAATTCATGCAAGTTAGTAGGGTATTTTTTAACATGTATAAATGATTAGCCACATTTTTTCAATGTTATATGTGGCAACAATTAAGTTTAGTCATTCAGATAAGTTTTGAATTGAATCATTGTGGGCTTTTAGATTTAATCTCTTAATTGTGAATTATTCAAATttacattattttaaattaaatgtaaatttaaatgaatcatttcaaaaaaaaagaaacaaaattaATGAGTCATTTTAAATCTATGAATATAAGCCAATAGCTGAAGTTCAAAGTTGTCGGGCTATATTACAACGCAAGACAATGGACATTGTGAAGTCTAAGTCGTCCATGCTGCAAATATGATATGTAATTTCCATGGTTCAACGCTTGCCTTTGAATTTTATGTTGTACGTTTCTTCTTCGCTTTCTTGGCAATGAATTTCCAGTAAAAGAGAACAAAGACAAACACACAGACCTTGGATTTGAAGAATACTGGGTAGCAATTAAAAGACTTTGTATCCCTTAAATAAGATTAAGTGTTTGGTCCATTGTGAATAGAAAAAATCCTTACTGAGAATGCTTTACTTCGTAATAAGCTCCCTGATATGAATAAGCTTAACTTATTAGTTTAAGAAATATCAAtgatttactaaaaaaaaaaatttaatttctcaagaaaatatttatttttaattcttacAATACAATTTATACTATCATCATTTTgttgttaaatattttataataataataataatgatgataAAAGTAGTATAAGCCATAGCtgctatgaaatttaaaaaaaaaaattaaaattttgttgtgggaataattttttttatacaattaTAAGCTAATTTATCTATGTTTTCAGTTTTTGAGTATTAAAATAGTATTCTAAAAAAAAAGTTTCTTATCTttatgtttttttaatttttcttcatctacaatttttattttataatttgatttttgtgAAAAAAAATCATTGCATTTACAAAAATGTAATACATGAAAAGTattacaataaattttaatataaaagtataaaaaaatttttttttaaaagtatttcaaaattttctataaTTATAGGAGGTTATTGTAAACAATTTTACGGTTtcgttatttatattaattattcacAAGTTTATTCTAAGTTGgggttatattttcttttcttaatttgtaaTAATATGTGATTTAAagcatatttatattaattattctaGGATTTATTCTAAGTTAGggttatatttttcttttcttaattttgtaataatatgTGATTTAAAGCATATTATGCTACTTtatcaaataattttattttaatgatattgaTATCATTTTTAGAATTAtaaattaacattttaattttaattaaagtctCGCAAATTTAAAAAAATCACTTTATGCTATTTTATGTGGTTGTATAGTTAGTTATCTTTGAGAGTTTTGTATAATCTATTTGTATCTTTGTCAAGGTctgaatttataattatttatttcagtTATAATCAAATattcaattaaataatttaatttgattatatttatttttattaaattttgatttaattgatcaattaaattagttaaaattttatttttaatgaattgaGGGGACTCAAAATAATCAAAGTTTTTGACAATTGATGTTTTCTCATTGGCGTGAAATTTTCATAGCCAATGAAAAACCAAAGGATAAGGAGGACCACAGCTTCTTTttttgtttattatttttttaatcaattatgTCCCAATCGAGGCGGCGCCAGTCTATTTGTTCTTGGACGGCAAAAATTTGAAGACTAAaaaattggattttttttttcttaaatttgatttattataaaattaaaatataaatgtaTAAAACTTAATAGGTAGTTCTTATTATATATCTGATTTGTGACAAATcagttttaaataataaaaatttatgatgTAAGTGTTCTTTCAATTATTCACTTTTTATTAttgctaaattttattttaaaaaataattaattcaactaaatcagaatttaaatttaaattttgtgaTTTTGAAAAGGAATTTAATATtacttaaataaaaatatatttatattttaattttttaatctcattcaatataattttttattatttaaaatatatattaactacaaattttttctttaatttattaatttttaatccaaatttaacttattatttaataattcttgatattaaattttttaaaattcattatGCTGATGGATTATTTTGTTTGATTCAAGgggattataataattttttttctttatttactaGGTTTAGTCCATAGAAGATCACTCTTTTTATAATTCATTCATAACTgtcttttttaataatattttcttcAAATATTAAACATGAGTTCTTTCTTTAAAAGTAGAGTGAGTTTTACTAACGTACCTAACACTTATTAGTATAGTCTTATAATAATTAATACAATATAAGGTGAGAAACACTTTTTATTATAAAAAGGATAAATTGCAAAATAAATagatgaaaaaaaatataaatttgagacttCTATCAACTTTACATCGTCAAAGTAATAAATGTCATTATGAAAAGTAGCGTGGAACAAACCTAAGTTGCCCTCATTGGCATTGTGCCATAAGCACAATGCCAATAGATAATCAAATAAAACGACCAACAGATGCATGCGTGAGAGCTAATAATTCTACTATAAATATAGGATTCTGGTTCTCTTCCCCCACAGCTCCATAAGCACAAAACTCAAAAGCATATTACTTGCTCAAGTGTTCACCGTACTAGCTTCCTTCCTCCATTCCCTTTCGTGcatcctttctttcctcttcccaAATGGATATTGTTTATGGAAAAATGCTAAATGTAGTCCCCATGACTGTCGTGTCTCTACAATCTTCAAAAAATATTAAAGTGACGAGTTCTATGTCAATCTCCCAATGGAGTTCAGCTCCACTGGTTCCTAGGATTGTGCAGCCGCGACAGGCACGAGTCTATAATGCACTTCCCCTTGTCCACGAAGCTAGGAAAGGAGGAGAAAAAGATACTCCACTTACACAACAAGACGAGTACAAAAAGATTATGTCAAACTTTCCCAGACGGGACGATTGGGTCCTCCAGCCTCTTTACCAGTACCAAGGCTTTTGGTACTTCCAGGACTACCTAGTTGGCTTGTTGGCTGCTCAAGAAAACTTCAAGCCTCAACCTTCTGATATTGTTCTTTGTACTTATCCCAAAACGGGCACGACTTGGCTTAAGGCTTTAGCTTATGCCATTGTTACCCGCTCCAAATTCAACGATTCCGAAAATCCATTGCTCACTAAAGCACCACATGATTGTGTTCCCTTTTTAGAGATTGATGCTGCTAGAAACGCAAGCAATCGTGACCCAGAAATCCCACTCGTAGCTACTCACATTCCTTATAATTCTTTGCCAACCTCCATATTAGAATCCGGTTGTAAACTTGTTTACTTGTGCAGAGACCCTAAGGACGTGCTAATATCTATGTGGCACTTTCTGAGAGGAAAGTTACCTGAAGGAATTGATAAGGATTCATATATCAATTTGAATAATTCGTTTGAAATATTTTgtgaaggaatttctagcaatggaCCCTATTGGGACCATGTTTTGGGGTATTGGAAAGCAAGAGTAGAAAGTCCTGAGGAGGTGTTGTTTTTGGTGTATGAAGACCTGAAGAAGGACACTGTTTCTAATGTTAAAAAGCTTGCTGAGTTCATGGGCTATCCTTTACACCAGAGGAAGAGAAACGAGGGTGGTGCAACAAATCATAGATTTGTGCAGTTTCGATAGTTTGAGGAACATGAAGGCGAGCAAAAGTGGTGTGTATAGTCCGGATTCCCCATATACCATTCGAAACACTGAATTTTCAGAAAAGGTACCATTGGAGATTGGAAGAATTATTTCAGTGAAGAAATGGGTGCTCGTTTGGATCAGATAATAGAAGAAAAACTGAACGGTTCCggcttctctttcttttctcattaattaattaattacaaaaatttaaaattttcttgtCGATATAAGCAAAATTTGGGAATAAGCTTCCAAGAAGAATGTCTcggtcttctttcttttcttttcttttcttgtttgaTATTTGTTATTGTGAAATGCCTACGCAAAGTAGATTATAGTGTTTTTTGGATTTTGTTAAAGAGTGTGTGTCTTTCCGTCTTGTATGtttttaatcaattaaaaaaattatcatagATTTTATTTTTTGTAAATATTCAGTATTAGAtaattcttaaaaaataatttttttagtacAAAAATCGAGcatgagaatatatatatatatatatatatatatatatatatatatatatatatatatatatatatataatttaaatttaattttaatataaattattaataaattatacattttcaaatattatcattttataaaatattttaaaatctcACTCAAATAAAATGCGAATAacattatcaaaattaaattcataaatgcgaaaaacatttaattaaattgaaatctcAAAATTGCTGCAATTTTAAGTACGGGTGAACCATGTGTTTTGAGAGACAAATTTTGCATTTTCTTGCCAATGGTATTTGCAGAATCATCATCTGTATAATGCTGGCATTATTATAAGTCTATTTAGCTTTTCTTGGGGCTGTGCCCCTTTTATCTTACCCAGAAACCTCCTTTGCATTGTTTGATACCAATTCGTATTAAGATTGATAATTAGACTGTTGTCATTGCAGACAAAGAGAATATTTAAGTATTAATGAGGTCTTGTTCTTAGGCACTTGCATGGTCTATTATCTAGAGATTGACCCGTTCAAATTCAATATGTGTATCACGAGTCAAACTTCAATTTTGTCCAGATTGATTATCATCATGCCCATCAAATTAATATATTGTTGGATGCAACCTAATTACATGATCATCTGAATGGTATCGTTTCTCTTTTCCAAAGCTACATTTTTGAAGTCAAGCTGATTTTTTTTTCCTCCCACTTCTTATTTTTTAAGTGGTTGATGACTTTATCGGTTCCCTTAAAAATTTCTTATAAAAAATGACTTAATCCGTTAAATGGCTTTCTCATATTGACTTAATCCGTTAAATTTCTTTGTTTTTTCtttataccttttttttttttaaactctaatagttattttttaatataattttatttatttaatataaatataataaaattttttttcctcaCTTCTCTTTTCATCAGAGCATGAAAATTAAACAAATCACTATTTTCATTTACTTTGTTATATAAAAGATTTATAAAGAAAacaataattttctttattttaaaaattatattttccttataattctattaacttTTCTTTTCTCACATTTTCTTTCTTAATAATCATAAACTACTTCATTAAATATTACGCAAAATCCAACTTAATTTGACCATATTTggaaattaaataatttcttattttagttgTAACCAATAAGATTtattattgttttcttttaaaaaaaataatatttataatttttttgataaGCGTGTaatcaagaactcattatattaaaatatattcttttaatattagaaaaaaaaattaattaacatttttatatcaaatatttttgcattttttgaagataaaaattaatttaacattCTCTATTTTATGTATTTGGTGTTCAATTCATGCAAGTTAGTAGGGTATTTTTTAACATGTATAAATGATTAGCCACATTTTTTCAATGTTATATGTGGCAACAATTAAGTTTAGTCATTCAGATAAGTTTTGAATTGAATCATTGTGGGCTTTTAGATTTAATCTCTTAATTGTGAATTATTCAAATttacattattttaaattaaatgtaaatttaaatgagtcatttgaaaaaaaaaaaaaaagaaacaaaattaatgagtcattttaaatttatgaatatAAGCCAATAGCTGAAGTTCAAAGTTGTCAGGCTATATTACAAGGCAAGACAATGGACATTGTGAAGTCTAAGTCGTCCATGCTGCAATTATGATATGTAATTTCCATGGTTCAACGCTTGCCTTTGAATTTTAAATTGTAGGTTAATTTCTTCTTCGCTTTCTTGGCAATGAATTTCCAGTAAAAAgagaacaaagacaaacagacaaACCTTGGATTTGAAGAATACTAGGTAGCAATTAAAAGACTTTGTGTCCCTTAAATAAGACTAAGTGTTTGGTCCATTGTGAATAGAAAAAATCCTTACTAAGAGCGCTTTACCTCGTAATAAGCTTCCTGATGTGAGTAAACTTAACTTATTAGTTTAAGAAATATCAATGActtactaaaaaaaaattattaattaatcaagaaaatatttattttaaattcttaCAAAACGATTTATACTATCATCATTTTgttgttaaatattttataataataataataatgatgataAAAGTAGTATAAGCCATAGCtgctatgaaatttaaaaaataaaaaattaaaattttgttgtGGGAATAATTTTTCTATGTTTTCGGTTTTTGAGTATTGAAATAGTATTCTAAAAAAAAACGTTTCTTATCTTTatgtttttttaaattttcttcatCTACAATTTCtattttataatttgatttttgtgaaaaaaaaaatcattgcaTTTACaaaaatgtaatgcatgaaaagtattacaataaattttaatataaaagtatcaaaaaaaaatttttaaaagtatttcaaaattttctataaTTATAGGAGGGTATTGTAAAcaattttaagaataaaaattataattgaagttctaaagtaaaagaaaaggtaatattttttattttttcaatttatttcaaacaacaaaaaattaaaatttcttttttgctttcagcattgaaatcaaataacataaaataagttttttttttaaatattttttcctcaaataaattattttcCGTCAAAACAAATGGGCCTTATcgtcaaaataaataaattataatttgatgGAACTCGACCAAGACCGAAACATTCCATGAGAATCCTAGAGGATTTGACTTGTTAAGAATTGTAGCTATTAATTCCACAACTAATTCAGATGactacacttttttttttttctttaaggttaaagctcaatttttgagaaagtttaatttaacacaattttgaatatttttttaaaaaagattaattcaaaattttaatttagttaaaattcaaaaaaaatgagtattaattttttaaatttaaatcaaaaaatttaattcaaaaattaagaaattgaataattttcatttaaactaataaatttaatacataaattttaatttttatgctaaattaaatttaaacttaaatttttaagttaattataagaaaaaaattgATAATAAGATAAATTAAACTCTCCTACATTTTCTTAATAAATGTAGGAGCGAAAgtgaatattttatttatttatttttatcgtaCATGAGAAGTCTTGAATTTTGGCCCCCGTCCCCGTGAAGGCTTTCATTCTTATTctatgtttggaaattatttagtATATTCGAAGTACTAAATCAAAAACCCTCTCAACCAAAAATAAATATAGGGGATGGGCATACGAATTTGGAAACAGTGTCTTGAAAACCTTGAATTTACGTTTTGTGTTCATTCTTCTGCAATTTCTGCAGTAGGAGACTATTCAGGCTCAAAGCAACATTCTCCAACATAAAGAAAGGAACCCTCCATCTATAtgggaaaaatattaaaataagaagaacaacaagaagaagaagacgaGTGTAAAGGCCACACGAAACAGATAATGAAAAATGATCAACTCCCGTTAGTGATATTTACATCAGTTGGGGTTTTATGGTTAGTTGTTGGGAAGTTAAAAGTGTTTGGGAACAGTTAGAAAGGGCTGACTCTGCG encodes:
- the LOC131171934 gene encoding flavonol 3-sulfotransferase-like encodes the protein MDIVYGKMLNVVPTTVVSLQSSKNIKVTSSMSISQWSSAPRVPRIVQPRQARVYNALPLVHEARKGGEKDTPLTQQDKYKEIMSNFPRRDDWVLQPLYQYQGFWYFQDYLVGLLAAQENFKPQPSDIVLCTYPKTGTTWLKALAYAIVTRSKFNDSENPLLTKAPHDCVPFLEIDAARNASNRDPEIPLVATHIPYNSLPTSILESGCKLVYLCRDPKDVLISMWHFLRGKLPEGIDKDSYINLNNSFEIFCEGISSNGPYWDHVLGYWKARVESPEEVLFLVYEDLKKDTVSNVKKLAEFMGYPFTAEEEKRGVVQQIIDLCSFDSLRNMKASKSGVYSPDSPYTIQNTEFFRKGTIGDWKNYFSEEMGARLDQIIEEKLNGSGFSFFSH